ttaaaaaaattatgtggagctgatttagagctaccttaaattttcaactatttgaggtggctctgaatccgctccacagaaagtttcattctgccatgctgattacatttcagaaataaaaaaatggggttgacCCAGTTCGCTTTTGAGATATGATCAGCTAAAGCAAAAatattgggtttttttttcaaggctttcctgttaccacggtaactttttacctcacaaaaatgaccgtatcttttgtttgatatggtaccatgaCATCACTGTCAAGTGAtgaagtgttgtagtgtcaatccttcctATAAGAACCTTTCTGTcgagtgttgaaactggttttagCCACTTCAAGTTCCCTAATGTCTGACCAGTGTTTCTGTCAATTCATTGATAAAGAAATCTGCTAAAATGTGCGAATTCTGCTACCTTCGTGTAAAGAGCAATGATCAGCGACTCAACCGTGTTTGTATGGAAAACAGAGATCtttcaaaacatgttttaattttttccaacaaaatcaagtgaaactTTTGCATGCCTTGATAAAAGAATTTTTCGCTTGGTTTACGTGCAGAAACTTTGGGTGGAATTATTGTTTATATCATttgtaaaaataatttattaaacgCCCTGCCCCCGACATATTTGCATTCCTTTCTAGTCCCTTAATTTTTACAGCTTTCTGGTGAGTGAAGTTTAGATGGTGCTATGATCTACCTTTCATCCTGTTTTCAGCTACGAACATTCAATGTCTTCGGGCATCCCAGCTCTACCGCCAAGTATAACTTTTGCAAGTTACCTCAACACAGAAAATTTATGTACCCACCTTTAAGGATCTCCCTAAAGCAAAAATCTTCTTTCCACCGATGTAAATAGCTCCCAAAAAATATGGGAGAAGCCATACCACACAGTTTGAAGGTTTCTTTAGTGTTTGCTTTGACGCATTAGTTAATTACTTGGGCTTCGAGCATTTCGAGGTCACGCGCGATCATCACGCGAGAGCGACAAGTGGTGTGTGGCATCGCGCACCTTCCTCGATGACCATTTCTTATATGTaaacatttcatttcttttgtgaGGGTGTTTATGTTCAACGACTTCTTCATGGGAACACCGCATACGAGCACACCTCCTTGAAGACTATGACAGAAAAGTTCGTCCAGTTCTCAGAGGCAAAAAACAAGTGGTTGTCAATTTTGCGTTGAAAATAAGCAGGCTTGTCCATGTGGTAGGTATgctgccggtaaaatccgttctcaggcttttgcctaggttaaattggtgatcctcactttacctaggttgaatacgcactcagatgaattgaagaaactttttttggagcctatattaagcctagagaaaaatacGAACCAGGTAAGGATTGGTTTtagttattatacatggatatcgaTTGACTTATTATAGAAAGGTAAATAATGAacagaactgtgttgggttgcgCATGCTCGTTGTTGTAGTGTAGTGGCGAAAACACAAGATTATAGATCTGGAGTGTCCGAGTTCGAATACTGGTAAGTGCATAGTATAGCTCTTTGTTCCCTTAATATGTTGTAAGGAATAAGCGTAAGAATATAGAGACAGACAAGATGATACGAAACTTTGAGAGGATATGTTGAGATgtgtaagacagagcttgagggaaggtataggtgtttttgatactttggggggggggggggtgggggagttGGTAGCTGCTTTAAacaaggtagagtgcatattcaaccacAGTAAAATGATGATCAACAATCTAACCTAGGTAAacacggattcaacctgagaacagatttgaccaaaaacgtgtATGTGTCCTCTGTGGTAATTTTGCCCGATTTTTTCATACACCTCACGGAATTGCTTAAGGAACTCCATTGACGCTCAAACTGAACACATGTTGAAGTGGGTAACGCTTTCTAGATTCCATCGGACAACACAGCTTTGCTTTCTAAACATCCATTGCAACTGCGCCATTGCTTTAGTTTCGCGATCTATTGTTTGTACTTAATAATCACGCCAACTTTTGCAGACGTGAAGAGCACGATTTCCCGCGCTTTTCCCCCGCCTttgctatgattggctaatttgatcttttgtcTGTTGCGATTGGTAAAAAAAGTCATGACCTTTTACAGCATTATGATTCTAATTGACAGACAATTTGCACAACAACTTGCTGTCCGACGGAATAGAATACAACCAGTCTTAATGCCATTCGctggcctggggcccgtttctcgaaactccCGAGCCATTCTGCTTTTAAAACGCTTGAAAACAAGctaaaggcccagtaatacgggcaacatttttcgtgcaatttgTCAGGCAACAGCTTTTCGTCGCAAGCTGAAATTGTTTggtgcgcgtattaccaccttcttgcgaaacaaatttaattttcatgttgcagTAAAGTAAAAGCTACGCCTACTTTTTGCAGCATAAAAATGTGTTatgcaagaaggtggtaatacgcgcaacaaagcATTtcaacttgcaacgaaacattattgcgcgacaagttgcacgaaaaatgttgcccgtattactgggccttaaagATGACAATTTTAAAGCAAGGGGCTGACAGTTTAAAAGATGGCTTTTCGCGCTCGAAAAATTGTAGGGACTTTCGGGAAACGGCCCATGGTCATTTAATAATGATCGTTAAAACGGGTAACACCAATGCACTTTACTTCAAAAGACATTCGGCGAGATTAAAACTATAAGaatttaattaaaatactaAAAAGGACTAACACTCGGGACACACTTTTTGTGTTGTGTGGTTGGTCGCCTAAGCCTAGACTCCTCTACAAAAAACGCAAGTCTGACAAGTCTTTGTGCCACTAGTGGTATCATTTTATCTTTTTCCACACTATTCCTTGTAAGAACTGAAGACTTTTAGTTTATAACTGGACGGCCTATTGTTTTATAACTTTTTTGTTTAAAGGACAACCAGGAACAAGTATTGGTATTGGATACGTGGGTCATACAGGTGAGGAAGAAAAACCGTATAATTTCTTGTGATATGTCAAAATGTTTCCGTCTTTAATATCAGATCCCTAAGGACTTCAAAGAGGACCGAAAATCTCGTGACGCACCCCCTTCAAAGAATGATAAGACGCCGGGCTAGCTAGTCTTGGAACCAAGCAAGAGCTTGATCAATTAAAACGATTTGTTACACCTTATTCACAGCAATGGAATAACGAATTCTTGCAGTGGAACGCCAGCGAATATGGGGATACAACTCGGGTCCATTTCGCACCCAAGGAAATTTGGGTTCCGGACATTGCGCTTTACAACAAGTAAGGATTTGGAGTTATGGAATAGGGGGTTGGGAGGGTAGGAGGTCGTTGAGTATATGACAAGAGTTgtaggggaggggggggggggaggggggttgaaCGTTGAACGCAGACTGCGGCTAGGTTGGGCTAAGTTTAGCATATGTGTGGGAAAATATGCCTAAATGCGCTTTTAACTTTTTGATTTTGATTCCTGCAATGCCCTCAAGACAAACcaatttctctctaaatatttttattaaaacaaagctaATTATGTTTTAAAGCGGATCACACATGTTTGCAAAGGCGTTGTTCGAAACGTTACAAAACAACATCCAAATGGAAATATTAATGCTCCTTAATCCTCTTTCACACTGACCAGGGAAGCGCTTAATTTCGATATATTTGTGAAAGGGCGTTTCCACACTCCGACATGTACTCAGATTGAGTTTTTTATCCCCAAACCGGAACGTTTCCGGCAATCCTTTCCTGCCATAACCGACTGTAATTTGCGCGATTTGTAGAACAAGTACAGCGGGTCATGTCATAAGCTGAAGGATCCAAAGTTAAAAGTTGATTGAATGCAAGCAAAGAACGAGTACTTTGGAACGGGGGCTGGCGTGAAGAATGGTGCCCATTCTTCTCGCGGGCTAGCCGGGCTCCTCGCTCGAtagcctgttcgcaggctaaaGCCAAAAGCAATGCTACTAATTATTTTCCAGCGGTGACGACCAAATTAACCTAGCAGGAGGTCCAAGCAAATTTGTAACGGATGTTGCGGTGAGGAGTACTGGGACATGCATTTGGAGCGGACCGGCGACATTCAAAGTTAATTGTGAAATGCAAATACACCGCTGGCCATTTGACGAACAAGAGTGCAGACTTGCATTCGGTTCCTACACCTATGGCGACAACTTgttaaaaattaagttgttcAACGCCAAGAAGCAAATAACAAGTGAGCATTAACTAAGATTATTTATCATTTTTCTCCTAAAAGAAATCGATCTTAGAATTGTAACCCTCACTCACTCTTATTCCGCAGCGACAAACGTAAATTTAAGTACATTCAACAATTGTAATGAAACTTGGCGAAAGACAGCGCAGGAGAGCGTGGTTTCAATTGACAGGGCGCCCATGAGAAAATACAATGCACATTTGCCGTAGGGGacagtgcagcccagtggttagggcacttgccttgagatccggagatcccgggttcaagataCGTTCTGATCACTCGTAGAATTTGtttcaggtagtccctggttcaatttcctggctgcgcacttgtaaataaccaactggtttgcctccggtcagCTGGAATTCCGAATCCTTTAAGGCttaaagttgttctgttcaatgctcggagatatcAGCGactagctactctaaaaatcggAGGGAAAATAATgatacttttttttactttactttgacGGGCATGGAAAACCGGATTACCCTCAGAAAAGTCAAAGACCCATGTTAAGATTGACTCAACCTATTTTCAATCGCATGTGTTTGCTTTGGACAAGCCGGACACTTGGTGCAAACAATCTCACcaacaccatcatcatcatcatcatcatcaccatcatcaacatcatcgtctttacaaaaatttgctagaaaagaGTAAACAAGAGTTTACAAGAATGTCTATCTTTTCATTTTAGATCGTTTTGTTGAAAGTGGCAATTGGAAAATAGAGGAAATCACTCCTGAACTTTCGGAAACCGATCATGGAAATTGTTGTcgttttaaatttaatgaggTGGTTTACATCGTGAGAATGAAGCGCAAACCCCTGTACTATACGTTTTACCTTACAATACCATGCGTCATCCTGACAGTCATTGCTTTGAGCAGCTTTCTCATTCACGTGGAAAGCGGAGAGCGCGTTGGCTTCGTTACAACAGTCCTGCTGTCCTTTACAGTGTTTCTACTTATGATCCCATCGTTTTTGCCTGTCACCTCAGACGGCGTTCCTGTTTTGGGTGTTCTTCTCGAAGGTACTATGATCATCATAACCTTAGTCCTCTTTGCGAACATATTCGTCGTTTGGGTTTACTTCCAAGATGGAGAACCACCCGAATGGGTCCAGAAAATCAACCGGTTTTGCGGAAAACGGCAAAAGGCACGGAAAACAAATAATATTCAAGCTGCGGAGGTTGAAAGCCTACAACCAGCTCGTGACAAATCCGCCACGACGCCGTGCAGTCTTGAGTTAACAGGACTAAATAGCGTTAGACGCATGGAGAATGAACAACACATCAAGGAAACGCAAGGGTGTACGTGGCAAACAGTCTCTATCAAATTAGATCGCGGCTTTTTTGTACTATTTTTGGTTGTTGCTCTTGTTTCATATTCGGTTTATTTTAAAGCTGCTGTGTAGAGAGATAGGTATTGCAGGTGCCGCAAGTTCAGTGTCTGTCAAAATGAACATGGCCCCACAATGTAAAACGGTAATAGTCTACACAAAATACTTCCACGCGCAAATTCTGTGTAAAGAGGCCAGATCTTATTATCATGGTGTTACAGTATTGAGTGCCTTCCTGTATGCTTATTTCCCTGATTTTACTTTATGATTAAGACGATTTTTCGCATTTTGGGTTGCCACTCATTATGAAAGAAGGCAAGTTTGAATGCTTTGTGATTCATTAAGATACTCTATACCTGGGAACCAAATCCCACTAGAGGACCGTACTGCACTGTAAATATCGCCCGCATTTTGCCATTTAAATAATTGATGGAGACTAAAATATGACCAATATGTCGTTTGCCATAAAACTGGATCGCAACAGCTGCAACTATTAGCATTTATTAGCTGAACCGCGAAAAAAACTGTAAGAGCAATAGTCTAATCTCGATTTGTCTAAAGAACGAAGAAAAAAGAAGAGTCGAGGGCTGGGGATTTTAAGGGAAATAATTAGCTTTTTatggaaatgaaagaaaaatgcaaataataTTGCCTACTGAAAGCAATATAAATATGGTCAGTCGTTAGTATtttaagtaaagtaagtaaatTAATTATGTTAGTATCCAAAGTATCGTTTGCGAGCTTTGTAATCTTTGTTGAGTAAGTAATGCTTATATGTTAACGTTTAATAGTATCTTTTATAATGTAAATTTTGAGTGATTTTTGCTGCCATAGTGAGTGAGCTTGAAGAAAACGAACGAAGCAGCTCTCTAATCTAAACTGACGTTACACTTGACTCTGAATATGACTTGGGTCTctcactcattcactcactcatTTACTTAAACTTCGCATAGAAGCATGTTAAGATTTTCGATCATTGTCGGCTAGGAACGTTTCCCGAGCACTAGCCAAAGAAAAGCCGCCAAAATTTATCCTGAATTAACTTGATATGAACCGACCATCAGCTCTGTGACAGTACCGGTGCGACCGTGAACTcttgcaatgctctaccaatgaTTGAGCTGTTAAGCTAACTGCAGCACGGTGTGAGTTCGTAATAAACTTGTAGAAGATTTAGATATGAAGAGGCTCAGTATTTCCTTAGAAAATAAACGTATTGTGAGCAATCAATATAAAGCTGGACAGTGAAACAATTCGATGGCGAGGACTCAATTATATTGAAACCTGTAATGTTTACCGGTAAGCGGATGTTTTACGTGTGGCACAAGCCTCCTTCCATCGATAGACGTACGCCTACACTACGGACTACTGTTTCCTTTGGTTGGTTGGCCAAAAGGAGACACTAAATGGTCAAAGTAGGAGAGCAAAAGCAATGTAATAATTAACACAGGAGAACTGGTCAATTTCATAGTGAAATGCACATACCGTTTTGCCGAACCCATGTTGCACCGGAAACCAAAGGGTTATCCAATAGTCCATTCCAGTCCATACAAAGTTTTCCACACAAATTCCTCTCAACAGCCAAAGACGGGCTTAGTTTGTGACATAAAAGGTCCAAACTCTACCCATAAATAGCCCGCTTTGCTAAGTATTAAACTGTTAAAAGTGCGTTGTAATCCCAGAAAGACTTGCAAGGTGAGGTTGGTGCCCCAGGCATACTCGATCTGTGACCAGAACGACCGATCGATCGATGATGGACAAATGGTGAAGAAGACGGCGTTTGTTTCGCTGTTATTGAGCGTTTTTTACGTCTGGTGGTGGAGAGACATCATGAAGTCTTAAAGCCCGCAAGTCACCAGCACCTCTTGAAGAACTAAGGGGTGTTACGAGGTCGGCAATGCTTAAATTGCACGCCTCTTGAGCCAGACGGAGTCAAGTTATGGTAAAGACTTTCCAAGCTGCTCGCGGTGTAAATTGTTTAGACCTTTGCGAAAGCAGCACTCCAACAGGAATGAGGGCTCATTTGCCTTGTCATGTGCTGAATTTGGAGTGGATTCCGTGCGCAGCTTGGACACTCAACTATGACTTCACCATTCTTTTTGCGGGGAAACCGTTGCGAATGCGGGGAAGGATTACCCATAATTCATCTGTAACTGTAAAAAGGCTCGCATGCCGTGctaattggtatggatggaaagctaaactatcctagattttgactatgcaaaaaaccgcgcgaaaaaacacctattagacgaggaatggcgatttttccaaaggcatcgaaaaccgcggtttttcgccaaagtgcaaaggggggaccaagggaaaattctcaaaaacggctgattttttgggcaaacttcggaaggctaaaaaaataggaaatacaagtcgcctaatagcctaattggtatggatggaaagctaaactatcctagattttgactatgcaaaaaatcgcgcgaaaaaacacctattagacgaggaatggcgatttttccaaaggcatcgaaaaccgcggtttttcgccaaagtgcaaaggggggaccaagggaaaattctcaaaaacggctgattttttgggcaaacttcggaaggctaaaaaaataggaaatacaagtcgcctaatagcctaattggtatggatggaaagATAAACTAACATAGATTTTGACTATGCAAAAAATCGcgcgaaaaaacacctattagacgaggaaTGGCGATTTTTCCAAAGGCATCGAAAACCGCGGTGTATCGCCAAAGTGCAAAGGgaggaccaagggaaaattctcaaaaacggctgattttttgggcaaacttcggaaggctaaaaaaataggaaatacaagtcgcctaatagcctaattggtatggatggaaagctaaactatcctagattttgactatgcaaaaaaccgcgcgaaaaaacacctattagacgaggaaTGGCGATTTTTCCAAAGGCATCGAAAACCGCGGTATTCCCGCAAACTCCCTAGGGGGAACCAACAAAATTCCCTCAAAAacggctgattttttgggcaaacttcggaaggctaaaaaaataggaaatacaagtcgcctaatagcctaattggtatggatggaaGCTTAACCTACCCTAGATtttgactatgcaaaaaaccgcgcgaaaaaacacctattagacgaggaatggccatttttccaaaggcatcgaaaaccgcggttaggggggaccaagggaaaattctcaaaaacggctgattttttgggcaaacttcggaaggctaaaaaaataggaaatacaagtcgcctaatagcctaatttgtatggatggaaagctaaactatcctagattttgactatgcaaaaaaccgcgcgaaaaaacacctattagacgaggaaTGGCGATTTTTCCAAAGGCATGGAAAACCGCGGttaggggggaccaagggaaaattctcaaaaacggctgattttttgggcaaacttcggaaggctaaaaaaataggaaatacaagtcgcctaatagcctaattggtatggatggaaagctaaactatcctagattttgactatgcaaaaaaccgcgcgaaaaaacacctattagacgaggaaTGGCCTATTTTACACAGTcatcgaaaaccgcggtttttcgccaaagtgcaaaggggggaccaagggaaaattctcaaaaacggctgattttttgggcaaacttcggaaggctaaaaaaataggaaatacaagtcgcctaatagcctaattggtatggatggaaagctaaactatcctagattttgactatgcaaaaaatctcgcgaaaaaacacctattagacgaggaatggcgatttttccaaaggcatcgaaaaccgcggtttttcgccaaagtgcaaaggggggaccaagggaaaattctcaaaaacggctgattttttgggcaaacttcggaaggctaaaaaaataggaaatacaagtcgcctaatagcctaattggtatggatggaaagctaaactaccctagattttgactatgcaaaaaaccgcgcgaaaaaacacctattagaagAGGAATGGCGATTTTTCCAAAGGCATCAAAAACCGCGGTCTTTCGCCAAAgtgcaaaggggggaccaagggaaaattctcaaaaacggctgattttttgggcaaacttcggaaggctaaaaaaataggaaatacaagtcgcctaatagcctaattggtatggatggaaagctaaactatcctagattttgactatgcaaaaaaccgcgcgaaaaaacacctattagacgaggaaTGGCGATTTTTCCAAAGGCATCGAAAACTGCGGctaggggggaccaagggaaaattctcaaaaacggctgattttttgggcaaacttcggaaggctaaaaaaataggaaatacaagtcgcctaatagcctaattggtatggatggaaagctaaactatcctagattttgactatgcaaaaaaccgcgcgaaaaaacacctattagacgaggaatggcgatttttccaaaggcatcgaaaaccgcggttaggggggaccaagggaaaattctcaaaaacggctgattttttgggcaaacttcggaaggctaaaaaaataggaaatacaagtcgcctaatagcctaatttgtatggatggaaagctaaactatcctagattttgactatgcaaaaaaccgcgcgaaaaaacacctattagacgaggaatggcgatttttccaaaggcatcgaaaaccgcggtttttcgccaaagtgcaaaggggggaccaagggaaaattctcaaaaacggctgattttttgggcaaacttcggaaggctaaaaaaataggaaatacaagtcgcctaatagcctaattggtatggatggaaagctaaactatcctagattttgactatgcaaaaaaaacacggaaaaaaacacctattagacgaggaatggcaattttttcaaaggcatcgaaaaccgcggttaggggggaccaagggaaaattctcaaaaacggctgattttttgggcaaacttcggaaggctaaaaaaataggaaatacaagtcgcctaatagcctaattggtatggatggaaagctaaactatcctagattttgactatgcaaaaaaccgcgcgaaaaaacacctattagacgaagAATGGCGATTTTTCATAGGTATCGAAAACCACGGTTTTTCGCCAAAAatgcaaaggggggaccaagggaaaattctcaaaaacggctgattttttgggcaa
This portion of the Montipora capricornis isolate CH-2021 chromosome 11, ASM3666992v2, whole genome shotgun sequence genome encodes:
- the LOC138024480 gene encoding neuronal acetylcholine receptor subunit alpha-7-like; amino-acid sequence: MYIKIFLPILQMVTFFQGCLCSTTSSWEHRIRAHLLEDYDRKVRPVLRGKKQVVVNFALKISRLVHVDNQEQVLVLDTWVIQQWNNEFLQWNASEYGDTTRVHFAPKEIWVPDIALYNNGDDQINLAGGPSKFVTDVAVRSTGTCIWSGPATFKVNCEMQIHRWPFDEQECRLAFGSYTYGDNLLKIKLFNAKKQITNRFVESGNWKIEEITPELSETDHGNCCRFKFNEVVYIVRMKRKPLYYTFYLTIPCVILTVIALSSFLIHVESGERVGFVTTVLLSFTVFLLMIPSFLPVTSDGVPVLGVLLEGTMIIITLVLFANIFVVWVYFQDGEPPEWVQKINRFCGKRQKARKTNNIQAAEVESLQPARDKSATTPCSLELTGLNSVRRMENEQHIKETQGCTWQTVSIKLDRGFFVLFLVVALVSYSVYFKAAV